A stretch of DNA from Paramormyrops kingsleyae isolate MSU_618 chromosome 15, PKINGS_0.4, whole genome shotgun sequence:
GCAGCTGGAATACCTTGATCTGTATCTCATCCACTGGCCATATGCTTTCCAGTACGTACCTGGAACTGATGCTGAGACTCTTAATGCAGTAGGCAGTGTGTATGTTAAATAGTGAAGCGTTGAATGTACGCACTGAGGAGCTTTGTGGACAACAGGAGCTTTGTGTTTATTCTACATTTGAGTAGCCCAGGATGGAGATGCTGTCTCTGTCTTACAGACGGGGTGGGGTTGTGTTTCCCAAGAAAGAGGATGGCACCATACTTTATGATGACATCGACTACAAACTGACGTGGGCGGCCTTGGAGTGCTTGGTGGAGAAGGGGCTTGTGAAAGCCGTCGGCCTCTCCAACTTCAACAGCCGGCAAATAGACGACATTCTTTCCGTTGCCAAAATCAAGCCGGCTGTGCTGCAGGTGGGGAGAGTATGGTGGTGTTTATGTGTCTTCACGTGTAAACACAACCTGCAACGTGACAGAGTGATGAATAAGTTATCATGGAGCTTTTTAATGTAGATACCAACCTTCAGAAAAACTTCCAGGAAAAAATGAGTAAAATTGTACTGGTTAGTCGCACATGAATCTATGGATGATAGTGGCTAGTAACCACTGTGAGGAATCAGAGGCTGAAGCCTAACTTGGACCAGATGTAGGCCATCATTCTTTTACACCGTACAAAAAGGCGGTTTGATATAGACATGGTTTGATACAGGATTGTGTTTTCGTTTTGCACTTAAACTGTAGGTATAGAAAGTCAACTCATCTGGTGTATTAGGTACAGATTGAGCCTTCAGATGCTAGTGCTAGCAAGTTAATACTGTACATCATGTCACCACAtgatattgtgttttattatatgGTCTGTTTGCATAGACAATAGGATTGGAGAGGGGACTTGTGCCTGAAATTGCTTTAAAAACATTAGCTTTTTGATGTTGCtatttatttcaaataattCCATAATTGTATACCGTTCCAGCTTCTAGTTTTATGACTAAGTTGATGTTTTTTTGAGTacctttgttttgctttgtgcTGCCTAATCCTGCTATATGTTACATGTTGTGAACTGGGTGGTGTGAGTTAGAATTCCTATGTCCTGATGTAAGAGGGCAAATAAGGATGATCTAGGtcgggtggggaacctgattcATGGAGAgtcggtgtgggtgtgggtttttgggatggcctctcaatcagccaataataaaacagtggttctccAGTTCTGGGGACCCACTCTTATTGGTttattgagaggtcatcccaaaaatcCACCACACACTGGCCCTCTGTGGATCAGGTTCTCCACCCCTGATCTAGGTGCTGCTGCTGTAATATGAAGCTCAGTGTGATGTCTCCTCTGGCGCAGGTGGAGAGCCACCCGTACCTGGCACAGCCACAGCTGCTGGAGCACTGCCAGAAGCGCGGCCTGGTGATGACGGCATACAGCCCATTAGGGTCTCCAGACCGGGCATGGAAACACCCGGAAGAACCTGTACTTCTTGACGAGCCCGTGCTGGCAGAACTGGCTCGGAAGTATAATAAATCCCCTGCACAAATTATACTCCGGTAAGTACCAAGCTCTACAAACATGATCACGCCACATCATTCTTAGTggacagcaaagtaagaatttcattgcactTTTCTGCTGTACATATGACAGTAAACACTTTGAATTTTGAAGCGGACAAAGGGAATGAAAACTAGAGAATGTTTATGTTCGGTGCCTGTATCATGATCAGTGTTTCATACAGCATTAACTCCATTACATAGATTCCACAAACaacatttgtgttttgtttgtttcttttagGTGGCAGACCCAGAGAGGAGTGGTAACAATTCCCAAAAGCGTGACAGAGTCTCGCATTAAAGAGAACATACAGGTACTGGGATTACTGTCAATGCCGTTAAGAGGCTAATAAACCCAGCAATCTTTACCTGGCATAGCCTGTTTGATGCCTGGTACTCAGCAGTGCTGGTCAATCCATCAGGTGACATAGGGAACATATGCCAAGTAAGGACTTTGATCCTTGTATCTAATGTGATTGATATGTCTGTGGCCAGGTATTTGATTTTATCTTGGAAGCAGAAGAAATGGACAAAGTATCAGGCCTGAATAGAGGCTGGCGCTACATTGTACCAACTATAACTGTGAGTACATTCAGGGCACTATACACATTACTGCCCTGATTTTTGAACCAATGGCTAATGTTTTCGgagtttttgcatgtttttccaaAGTAAATGTCTCCTAAATTGAATGAGGATTGTTGTCATTTCCAATGATGAAATTTAGTTTTCAGGCAAATGTGAATTGAGACTGATAAGTACATTTATAAATAAGTATGCATATTAAACTTAACACatactaaatttaaaaatactaaGTAATGAACCCTTCCACCGCCAGAAAAAGATGTGAATTTTAAAAAGCTCTATGTGTAATATTTGGCAATAGATCTCAAGGTGATGTAACACCATAGTGGTTAAACAGAATGAGAGATTAAGTGCTTTcatattcagtttatttataacTGCAGTTACAGGCAGTGTGATTAAGCTGGGGCAGAATGAACATGAAATCAGTTGTTCTGTGTGGTGACTTTTTCTCATAGGTCAATGGCAAGCCAGTTCCCAGAGATGCTGAACACCCTCACTACCCTTTCAATGAGCCCTACTGACCTCCTCTCATGTCATATCATATTTTGTACAACTTCTGCAGACTCC
This window harbors:
- the akr1a1b gene encoding aldo-keto reductase family 1 member A1-B isoform X3, translating into MNDFAVLCTGKKMPLLGLGTWKSEPGKVKQAVVWALQAGYRHIDCASIYGNEAEVGQALKEMLGSQGLKREEVFVTSKLWNTQHHPEDVEPALLKTLKELQLEYLDLYLIHWPYAFQRGGVVFPKKEDGTILYDDIDYKLTWAALECLVEKGLVKAVGLSNFNSRQIDDILSVAKIKPAVLQVESHPYLAQPQLLEHCQKRGLVMTAYSPLGSPDRAWKHPEEPVLLDEPVLAELARKYNKSPAQIILRWQTQRGVVTIPKSVTESRIKENIQVFDFILEAEEMDKVSGLNRGWRYIVPTITVNGKPVPRDAEHPHYPFNEPY
- the akr1a1b gene encoding aldo-keto reductase family 1 member A1-B isoform X1 yields the protein MTTALMCICQLKHIVSVRSLWTRTFVFRTVLIRQARMNDFAVLCTGKKMPLLGLGTWKSEPGKVKQAVVWALQAGYRHIDCASIYGNEAEVGQALKEMLGSQGLKREEVFVTSKLWNTQHHPEDVEPALLKTLKELQLEYLDLYLIHWPYAFQRGGVVFPKKEDGTILYDDIDYKLTWAALECLVEKGLVKAVGLSNFNSRQIDDILSVAKIKPAVLQVESHPYLAQPQLLEHCQKRGLVMTAYSPLGSPDRAWKHPEEPVLLDEPVLAELARKYNKSPAQIILRWQTQRGVVTIPKSVTESRIKENIQVFDFILEAEEMDKVSGLNRGWRYIVPTITVNGKPVPRDAEHPHYPFNEPY
- the akr1a1b gene encoding aldo-keto reductase family 1 member A1-B isoform X2, with amino-acid sequence MESEARMNDFAVLCTGKKMPLLGLGTWKSEPGKVKQAVVWALQAGYRHIDCASIYGNEAEVGQALKEMLGSQGLKREEVFVTSKLWNTQHHPEDVEPALLKTLKELQLEYLDLYLIHWPYAFQRGGVVFPKKEDGTILYDDIDYKLTWAALECLVEKGLVKAVGLSNFNSRQIDDILSVAKIKPAVLQVESHPYLAQPQLLEHCQKRGLVMTAYSPLGSPDRAWKHPEEPVLLDEPVLAELARKYNKSPAQIILRWQTQRGVVTIPKSVTESRIKENIQVFDFILEAEEMDKVSGLNRGWRYIVPTITVNGKPVPRDAEHPHYPFNEPY